The following coding sequences are from one Vicugna pacos chromosome 11, VicPac4, whole genome shotgun sequence window:
- the NTPCR gene encoding cancer-related nucleoside-triphosphatase isoform X1 produces the protein MARHVFLTGPPGVGKTTLIQKASEVLKSYGVPVDGFYTEEVRQGGRRIGFDVVTLSGERGPLSRTGSEPPPGKRECRVGQYVVDLASFEQLALPVLRNAGSSSSPGPSVCVIDEVGKMELFSQPFIQAVRQTLSTPGTVVLGTIPIPKGRPLALVEEIRTRKDVKVFSVTKENRNHLLPEIVACVQSGGK, from the exons gagTTGGAAAAACAACATTGATCCAGAAAGCCAGTGAAGTTTTAAAGTCCTATGGTGTGCCCGTGGATGGGTTTTACACAGAAGAAGTCAGACAGGGAGGAAGAAGAATAGGGTTCGACGTCGTCACGTTATCTGGCGAGCGGGGACCTCTGTCTAGAACTGG GTCAGAGCCTCCGCCTGGCAAGCGGGAATGCCGTGTGGGGCAGTACGTGGTGGATCTGGCTTCCTTCGAGCAGTTGGCGCTTCCGGTCTTGAGGAAT GCGGGTTCCAGCTCCAGCCCGGGGCCAAGCGTGTGCGTCATCGACGAGGTTGGGAAGATGGAGCTCTTCAGCCAGCCTTTCATCCAGGCCGTTCGCCAGACGCTGTCCACCCCGGGGACCGTCGTCCTGGGCACCATCCCCATACCGAAGGGCAGGCCGCTGGCCCTCGTGGAAGAAATAAGAACCAGAAAGGACGTCAAGGTGTTCAGC GTCaccaaggaaaacagaaaccaccTTTTGCCAGAGATTGTGGCGTGCGTGCAGAGTGGCGGGAAGTGA
- the NTPCR gene encoding cancer-related nucleoside-triphosphatase isoform X2, with translation MARHVFLTGPPGVGKTTLIQKASEVLKSYGVPVDGFYTEEVRQGGRRIGFDVVTLSGERGPLSRTGSEPPPGKRECRVGQYVVDLASFEQLALPVLRNVSHQGKQKPPFARDCGVRAEWREVRWRPCPARQGFRPGLREALPEKARQLFSIKCLKDQMSLNAGSAPQD, from the exons gagTTGGAAAAACAACATTGATCCAGAAAGCCAGTGAAGTTTTAAAGTCCTATGGTGTGCCCGTGGATGGGTTTTACACAGAAGAAGTCAGACAGGGAGGAAGAAGAATAGGGTTCGACGTCGTCACGTTATCTGGCGAGCGGGGACCTCTGTCTAGAACTGG GTCAGAGCCTCCGCCTGGCAAGCGGGAATGCCGTGTGGGGCAGTACGTGGTGGATCTGGCTTCCTTCGAGCAGTTGGCGCTTCCGGTCTTGAGGAATGTGA GTCaccaaggaaaacagaaaccaccTTTTGCCAGAGATTGTGGCGTGCGTGCAGAGTGGCGGGAAGTGAGG TGGCGCCCCTGCCCCGCCCGCCAGGGTTTCCGCCCTGGGCTTCGTGAGGCTCTGCCAGAGAAAGCCCGACAGCTGTTCTCCATAAAATGTTTAAAGGATCAAATGAGCCTTAATGCTGGATCAGCTCCACAAGATTAA